In Bacillus sp. NP247, one DNA window encodes the following:
- a CDS encoding HNH endonuclease: MNEYKTKQQKRKFYDSGEWKSIREQVKKRDNYECQECKRNGSVRVDTNEYSESAKRKKIQLVVHHIKELEHHPELALEIDNLETVCVDCHNKEHGRTFKKKQNKWEHDEKW; the protein is encoded by the coding sequence ATGAATGAATACAAAACCAAACAACAGAAGCGTAAGTTCTATGATAGTGGTGAGTGGAAGAGTATACGTGAACAAGTAAAGAAGCGAGACAACTATGAGTGCCAAGAGTGTAAACGCAATGGTAGTGTTCGAGTGGACACCAATGAGTATAGTGAGAGTGCAAAGCGTAAGAAGATTCAACTCGTTGTCCATCATATAAAAGAACTTGAACATCATCCAGAACTTGCATTAGAAATAGACAATTTAGAAACAGTATGTGTGGATTGCCATAATAAAGAACACGGTAGAACATTCAAAAAGAAACAGAACAAATGGGAACACGATGAAAAGTGGTAA